One region of Miscanthus floridulus cultivar M001 chromosome 19, ASM1932011v1, whole genome shotgun sequence genomic DNA includes:
- the LOC136526175 gene encoding RING-H2 finger protein ATL39-like: MLCYCRRRRDRPGSESGHRVPGTTPLGGTDAAAAICSLPGVETTLPAFSYTPQEGEHGGSALECAVCLGAVKEGEMVRQLPACLHVYHVGCIDRWLAAHQTCPVCRSIAA; encoded by the coding sequence ATGTTGTGCTACTGTCGCCGGAGAAGGGACCGTCCTGGTTCCGAATCTGGGCACAGGGTGCCCGGCACCACGCCCTTGGGCGGCACCGATGCGGCGGCGGCGATCTGTTCTCTCCCTGGAGTAGAGACgaccctgccggccttctcttACACTCCCCAGGAGGGCGAGCATGGTGGCAGCGCACTGGAGTGCGCGGTGTGCCTCGGCGCGGTGAAGGAAGGGGAGATGGTACGGCAGTTGCCGGCTTGCTTGCATGTGTACCACGTTGGGTGCATCGACCGCTGGCTCGCCGCGCACCAGACGTGCCCGGTGTGCCGGTCCATCGCAGCTTGA